In Maridesulfovibrio sp., the following proteins share a genomic window:
- a CDS encoding adenylate/guanylate cyclase domain-containing protein yields MLDILKKITGADSFFLILTGLTASFLIAALYIFQPPILQFVDYKIYDQYMRSSPAGQKTGIPVIVDIDDESLTELGQWPWPRYRMALLLAKIQQAGALSTGLDILIGEPDRTSPGTIRESLRQELGVTVDFKGLPKGLMDNDRVLADILRQGRYVLGFYFDFMKKEKDRSVKELPCFAKPVSVAQIKTKEAPELKDLTLNALDAICPLPVLAKASPLCGFYNTITDYDGVVRRVPLIISYNGKQYPSLALATLMKAIGRKSILVKTSSIGIESIRLGKTTIPVDAKGQMMIRYRGGMAEFPYYSAKDILSGKVGEKELKGKIIFMGTSAAGLRDLRVTPFVSDYPGVEVHATIVDNILTKDFILNPDWVPGLELLLVLLAGILSMILLTWSRSLWMIIPIAAMGAAIVYGSLYIFREYDAYLTPMYSLIVLGLNFTLLTLIKFWREEGQKKFLQATFSSYLAPELIDEMFSNREMPELGGEARQITAYFTDIQSFSTFSEKLTAPQLVELLNEYLSVMTDILIEEKGTLDKYEGDAIIAFFGAPMDVPDHALRACRVAVKMQQAGLELRDKWAKDVQLPDEPDRNTKNFPEEQWAKGEKWPKVVHNMRTRIGVNSGEIVVGNMGSSMRMNYTMMGDAVNLAARLEEGAKQFGIFNAVSHFTLEQEVEVDGETSKVIELVEARLIDNIQVVGKNEPVRIYELVAMKGGLTESEEILFDLFAKAREEYVTQNWDKAIEIYTEANKYERYDDTKHTPCEVFIKRAEEHKINPPVPEGEVWDGVYRMTKK; encoded by the coding sequence ATGCTGGATATTCTAAAAAAGATTACTGGTGCAGATTCATTCTTCCTAATTCTAACCGGATTAACTGCGTCTTTCCTGATAGCAGCACTATATATCTTCCAGCCGCCAATTCTTCAATTTGTAGACTATAAAATCTACGACCAGTACATGCGCTCCAGCCCTGCAGGGCAAAAAACAGGCATTCCGGTAATCGTTGATATTGACGATGAAAGCCTTACCGAACTTGGGCAGTGGCCTTGGCCGCGCTATCGGATGGCGCTGCTGCTGGCCAAAATCCAACAGGCCGGGGCGCTCTCAACCGGGCTTGATATTCTTATAGGTGAGCCGGACCGAACCTCCCCGGGAACAATCAGAGAAAGCCTGCGTCAGGAGCTGGGCGTAACTGTTGATTTTAAGGGACTTCCCAAGGGCTTGATGGACAATGACAGGGTTCTGGCAGATATATTGCGTCAGGGCCGCTATGTACTGGGATTCTATTTTGATTTCATGAAGAAGGAAAAGGACCGGTCAGTTAAGGAGCTGCCCTGTTTCGCTAAACCGGTTTCCGTCGCTCAGATCAAGACCAAAGAAGCTCCGGAATTAAAGGATCTTACCCTCAATGCTCTGGACGCTATCTGTCCGCTTCCGGTGCTTGCGAAGGCTTCCCCACTGTGCGGATTTTATAACACCATTACCGACTATGACGGCGTGGTCCGCCGTGTTCCGCTGATTATATCTTACAATGGCAAGCAGTACCCCAGTCTTGCACTTGCCACGCTTATGAAGGCCATCGGCCGCAAGAGCATTCTCGTCAAAACCAGCTCCATCGGCATTGAATCCATCAGACTGGGCAAGACCACTATCCCGGTGGATGCCAAGGGACAGATGATGATCCGCTACCGGGGCGGCATGGCTGAATTTCCCTACTACAGTGCCAAAGATATCCTGAGTGGCAAAGTCGGCGAGAAGGAGCTGAAAGGTAAAATAATCTTCATGGGCACCTCAGCCGCGGGGCTTCGAGATCTCAGGGTAACTCCCTTTGTCTCGGACTATCCCGGCGTTGAAGTTCACGCTACAATCGTTGACAATATTCTGACCAAAGATTTCATCCTCAATCCGGACTGGGTTCCGGGCCTTGAACTGCTGCTGGTGCTGCTGGCCGGCATTCTTTCCATGATTCTGCTCACATGGTCCCGTTCATTGTGGATGATCATACCCATCGCAGCCATGGGTGCGGCAATTGTCTACGGCTCACTTTATATTTTCAGGGAATACGATGCGTACCTGACCCCTATGTATTCGCTCATCGTGCTGGGCCTGAACTTCACCCTGCTGACGTTGATTAAATTCTGGCGCGAAGAAGGTCAGAAAAAATTCCTGCAAGCAACATTCTCATCCTACCTAGCCCCGGAACTTATCGACGAAATGTTCAGCAACCGCGAGATGCCGGAGCTGGGTGGTGAAGCAAGGCAGATTACCGCATATTTCACCGATATCCAGAGCTTTTCCACCTTCTCGGAAAAGCTGACCGCGCCGCAGCTTGTTGAGCTGCTTAATGAATACCTTTCGGTAATGACCGACATCCTTATTGAAGAAAAAGGAACTCTTGATAAATATGAAGGTGACGCGATCATCGCCTTTTTCGGCGCACCAATGGATGTGCCGGACCACGCGCTGCGCGCCTGCCGTGTAGCAGTTAAAATGCAGCAGGCCGGATTGGAACTGCGTGACAAGTGGGCCAAGGATGTGCAACTCCCTGATGAACCGGACCGCAACACCAAGAACTTCCCTGAAGAGCAATGGGCGAAGGGCGAAAAATGGCCCAAGGTCGTACACAACATGCGCACCAGAATCGGGGTAAACTCCGGTGAAATCGTGGTTGGCAACATGGGTTCGTCCATGCGCATGAACTACACCATGATGGGTGACGCCGTTAACCTCGCCGCCCGTCTGGAAGAAGGCGCAAAGCAGTTCGGTATCTTCAATGCTGTTTCGCATTTCACACTGGAACAGGAAGTGGAAGTAGACGGTGAAACCAGCAAGGTAATTGAGCTGGTAGAAGCGAGACTTATCGATAACATTCAGGTTGTCGGTAAAAACGAACCCGTGCGAATCTACGAACTGGTAGCCATGAAAGGCGGGCTGACCGAGAGCGAAGAAATCCTCTTCGACCTTTTCGCCAAAGCCCGCGAAGAATACGTCACCCAGAACTGGGACAAGGCTATTGAAATCTACACAGAAGCCAATAAATACGAACGCTACGACGACACCAAGCACACCCCCTGTGAGGTCTTCATCAAGCGCGCCGAAGAACACAAGATCAATCCGCCCGTCCCCGAAGGCGAAGTTTGGGATGGGGTTTATCGGATGACTAAAAAGTAG
- a CDS encoding TolC family protein — protein MKVKFLILGLSVMFMLGSISFAYAQPEMTPINPEQVDGAPYLRNILQDLLSTHDRIKAAEARVESAEHLVSQSWSGWTPSFDVSVEGGREEIDKPGGGSAKGRNEERIKATQMLYDFGGVNSNIDSNKALLNEYKAVLEQTRQQLLILGVEAYLNLIRARETLRYAVQSEESMKRLSGMEETLVKRGAGLSYKELQIKAQLAGATSYRVTVERALQTARNRFKAVYGFPVTLEEIDKMVPVSMPAVYMPASLDDAITQAQSQNPVLLQLKFTQERLNHDVGVQEASLFPKFEFVLEGKRREQDQGADGVRTENKATLQLSYSGFSGLYEYQGMQAAKANAREVRKATLDVRREVEERVRNAWLELMTLRKNAELYRTQANITAEFLELIKKKRATGEQVELLDILVGERDYSTATSASVTADIDNITYAYRLLYEMGMMNIDVFK, from the coding sequence ATGAAAGTAAAGTTTTTGATTCTCGGGCTATCCGTAATGTTTATGCTTGGGAGCATCAGTTTTGCTTATGCTCAGCCTGAAATGACCCCCATTAATCCGGAACAGGTTGACGGGGCCCCATATCTTAGAAATATCCTGCAGGATCTTTTGTCTACTCATGACCGAATTAAAGCAGCTGAAGCCCGTGTGGAATCGGCAGAGCACCTTGTTTCCCAGAGTTGGTCTGGATGGACTCCATCCTTTGATGTCTCTGTGGAGGGCGGCCGTGAGGAAATTGATAAACCTGGCGGCGGTTCAGCAAAAGGACGTAACGAAGAGCGCATCAAGGCAACCCAGATGCTCTATGACTTCGGCGGAGTGAACAGTAATATAGACAGTAATAAAGCTCTTTTAAACGAATACAAGGCTGTGCTTGAGCAGACCAGACAACAGCTTCTTATTCTGGGTGTTGAAGCATACCTGAACCTTATACGGGCTAGAGAAACATTAAGGTATGCTGTCCAGTCCGAAGAGAGCATGAAGCGACTTTCCGGAATGGAAGAAACCCTTGTTAAAAGGGGGGCCGGACTCTCCTATAAGGAACTTCAGATAAAGGCGCAGCTTGCCGGAGCTACTTCCTACAGAGTGACAGTTGAACGTGCATTGCAGACCGCCCGTAACCGCTTTAAGGCTGTGTACGGTTTTCCGGTGACGCTGGAAGAAATTGATAAGATGGTTCCGGTCTCCATGCCTGCCGTCTACATGCCCGCATCACTTGATGATGCTATAACTCAGGCTCAGTCCCAGAACCCGGTGCTGCTGCAACTCAAGTTTACTCAGGAAAGGCTGAATCATGATGTCGGTGTTCAGGAAGCTTCCCTGTTTCCAAAATTCGAGTTCGTGCTTGAGGGCAAGAGAAGAGAGCAGGATCAGGGTGCTGATGGTGTGAGAACTGAGAACAAGGCGACTTTACAACTCAGTTATTCAGGCTTCAGCGGCCTTTACGAGTATCAGGGCATGCAGGCCGCTAAAGCTAATGCCCGGGAAGTTCGTAAGGCTACTCTTGATGTTCGCCGCGAAGTTGAGGAAAGGGTCCGCAATGCATGGCTGGAACTCATGACTCTGCGTAAGAATGCTGAACTCTACAGAACTCAGGCCAACATCACCGCGGAATTTTTAGAGTTGATCAAGAAGAAGAGGGCCACCGGGGAACAGGTTGAACTGCTCGATATTCTTGTTGGTGAAAGGGATTACTCCACAGCAACCAGCGCCAGCGTAACCGCTGATATTGATAACATCACTTATGCCTACAGACTCCTTTATGAAATGGGCATGATGAATATTGACGTTTTCAAATAA
- a CDS encoding sulfotransferase family 2 domain-containing protein, giving the protein MGFELIDNFEHIENNSELFIYGAGLAARRLFMDMMWKRPDIRIKGFIDSFMHSGELFTLPIINVADVKDIDKQQIVIASMHYEEIAEGLEERGVLNVLAYWKEVDLAETYLSLRLVDFNKVQIISVLPTGLTEESLGIINSHESIADLEKELPVLGLMGSVSLFPDTSKSSLDAVLQKIGSAPCTDVFLMDVNGDQLYLAELLRVLTSDYGKSVSLFKLPARTKKVSLIESRKIMFFEIAKNGSSSAVSLLEKLHAKYAVESDLYQNLRCRVDVTDPSFANYHKFAVVRNPYERLASLYAYIERCGSDFLFHGAFGKVVTPFTFNDFCRFVCNCSDEFADEHFISQTSFFTVPEGMLKGITMLHMENYAEEMKNFFTMIGEEVEAPHKNKSRPDSVNYIKDYYTPELIELVNRRYEQDFINFGYEFL; this is encoded by the coding sequence TTGGGATTCGAATTAATAGATAATTTTGAGCATATAGAAAACAATTCCGAGCTTTTTATATATGGAGCAGGGTTGGCTGCACGCCGTTTATTTATGGATATGATGTGGAAACGTCCGGATATCCGTATCAAGGGTTTCATAGACAGCTTTATGCATTCAGGTGAGCTGTTCACTTTACCGATAATAAATGTGGCTGATGTTAAGGATATTGATAAGCAGCAAATTGTCATTGCTTCCATGCATTATGAAGAGATTGCAGAGGGCTTGGAAGAACGTGGAGTGTTGAATGTTCTGGCTTATTGGAAAGAAGTCGATTTAGCTGAAACTTACCTGTCGTTGAGGTTAGTTGATTTTAATAAAGTTCAAATTATTTCAGTTTTACCCACTGGACTTACCGAAGAATCATTGGGGATCATCAACAGTCATGAAAGTATTGCTGATTTGGAAAAGGAATTGCCTGTCCTGGGGTTGATGGGGTCGGTCAGTTTGTTTCCTGATACATCCAAATCATCGTTGGATGCTGTGCTGCAAAAAATAGGTTCTGCTCCCTGTACTGACGTTTTTCTTATGGATGTGAACGGTGACCAGTTATATCTAGCAGAACTTTTGCGTGTTTTGACTTCTGATTATGGCAAGTCTGTATCACTGTTTAAACTGCCAGCGCGGACTAAGAAGGTTTCTTTGATTGAAAGCAGGAAGATTATGTTCTTCGAAATTGCGAAGAACGGTTCTTCCAGTGCTGTTAGTCTGTTAGAGAAATTACATGCCAAGTATGCAGTTGAAAGTGATTTATATCAGAATTTACGTTGCCGAGTAGATGTGACTGATCCTTCTTTTGCCAATTATCACAAATTTGCGGTTGTCCGTAATCCTTATGAAAGGCTTGCCTCACTATATGCCTACATTGAACGGTGTGGCAGTGACTTCTTATTTCATGGTGCATTTGGGAAGGTAGTGACCCCTTTTACTTTTAATGATTTTTGTCGGTTTGTATGCAATTGCTCCGATGAATTTGCTGATGAGCATTTTATTTCCCAAACTTCATTTTTTACTGTCCCGGAAGGCATGCTCAAGGGCATTACCATGCTTCATATGGAAAATTACGCTGAAGAAATGAAAAATTTTTTTACGATGATCGGTGAAGAAGTAGAAGCTCCGCATAAGAATAAGTCACGTCCAGATTCAGTAAATTACATTAAGGATTATTATACACCGGAATTGATTGAGTTGGTGAATAGACGGTATGAGCAGGATTTTATAAATTTTGGGTATGAGTTTTTGTAG
- a CDS encoding phosphatase PAP2 family protein has translation MNSFIHRNLTLCHYFLGSLPLMIIFAALYFNFGSEAEILAFFKAHAQANPDIKSFAKIVTNWGNACLYPVYLWFLVTGIRQRKTDKSRLRFVLVFIAVQLIVSLLTVRFLKMAIGKPRPGEGPFFEPFSTKGAYHSMPSGHTCEIYGSTLPLILRYRNLLLTFGLGIFAAAVAFSRIYLNWHHPSDVFCGWMLGSVAGFAIHLFSKED, from the coding sequence TTGAATTCTTTCATTCATAGAAACCTGACCCTCTGCCACTATTTTCTGGGTTCCCTGCCGTTGATGATTATTTTCGCGGCACTGTATTTCAATTTCGGCAGTGAAGCGGAGATTCTGGCTTTTTTCAAAGCCCATGCACAGGCCAACCCGGACATTAAATCCTTCGCCAAAATCGTGACCAACTGGGGGAATGCCTGTTTATACCCGGTCTATCTCTGGTTTCTTGTCACCGGCATCAGACAGCGTAAGACCGATAAATCACGGTTGCGTTTCGTGCTTGTATTTATAGCGGTACAGTTGATTGTCAGTCTGCTTACCGTGCGCTTCCTGAAGATGGCCATCGGGAAACCCCGGCCGGGAGAAGGACCGTTTTTCGAGCCTTTTTCAACCAAGGGAGCATACCACTCCATGCCTTCAGGGCATACTTGTGAAATTTACGGGTCCACCCTGCCCCTTATTCTACGTTACCGGAACCTGTTGCTGACCTTCGGGCTGGGCATTTTTGCCGCAGCCGTAGCCTTCAGCCGTATCTATCTGAACTGGCACCACCCCAGTGATGTTTTCTGTGGCTGGATGCTGGGATCAGTGGCAGGATTCGCCATTCACCTTTTCTCTAAAGAGGACTAG
- a CDS encoding 6-hydroxymethylpterin diphosphokinase MptE-like protein: protein MSAYPFLKDNIEALETYNPPFYAWLSSQNIDEEKLKESLFTNKWDILDWKMENGIGLFETVPPNAIYKSWVATEKPDTSATFIVGCNVGYGVNQVLMNTPDSHKVIVYDPNPEMILACLGQTDYRPFIKAGKLHFSPIDENSLMTIIKDLDLQFVYGKIYLRQDMASQQLGPEYARWSTVIRKKLESFSAEMTTLRLKQDVMVGNELDNFSRILKDGSITPLKGAGRGMGAVILGAGPSLAEFGPELAKNPGQAIFTTSLQGLPAVQKTGIKPHFCIGIDYNASMARVYEQLDMEWAKDIPLIYSSKLDHEVLAKYPGPTIPMWTVGGLGTFVLGNHADIFDAGSNVSITLARFLDWCGFNHILMVGQDFAWKGRNSHSAGHQNSGANYNPNMLVELQNADGEKLTSTVQYMTSKNEMEEDIKKLRAQVFNLYGGCAVIEGAQNVGMQEVHMEGLLSAVPGSMDYFKTAMNMTSTPRPMPTFEPRSPKWTSSLNHVTKRLEKLFRKHAKNQDEIHKTLHEVYFFIRQDLLYMPYLYNEILDMAGLARAQYGYAPKDLPRYKRIIKKILAKVRHMDRAICISPNRKAA, encoded by the coding sequence ATGTCAGCCTATCCTTTTCTTAAAGACAACATCGAAGCTCTTGAAACATACAACCCGCCCTTTTATGCATGGCTCAGCAGTCAGAATATTGACGAAGAGAAACTGAAAGAGTCTCTTTTCACTAATAAATGGGACATTCTCGATTGGAAAATGGAAAACGGCATCGGATTGTTTGAAACTGTCCCGCCCAATGCCATTTATAAAAGCTGGGTCGCCACGGAAAAGCCGGACACCAGCGCTACATTTATTGTCGGCTGCAACGTAGGCTATGGTGTTAACCAAGTACTGATGAACACTCCGGACAGCCATAAAGTCATCGTTTACGATCCTAATCCGGAAATGATTCTCGCCTGTCTGGGACAAACCGATTACCGTCCTTTCATAAAGGCCGGAAAACTCCATTTCAGTCCAATTGATGAAAACAGTCTGATGACTATCATTAAAGACTTAGACCTTCAATTCGTATACGGCAAAATTTATTTGCGCCAGGACATGGCCAGCCAGCAGCTCGGACCGGAATACGCACGCTGGTCAACTGTTATCCGCAAGAAACTGGAATCATTCTCGGCGGAAATGACCACCCTGCGGCTCAAGCAGGATGTCATGGTCGGCAACGAACTGGATAACTTTTCACGCATTCTGAAAGACGGAAGCATCACCCCGCTCAAGGGAGCTGGACGCGGCATGGGAGCAGTCATTCTGGGTGCTGGTCCTTCTTTGGCTGAGTTCGGCCCAGAGCTGGCCAAAAACCCCGGTCAGGCGATTTTCACAACATCCCTGCAGGGTCTTCCAGCTGTGCAGAAAACAGGCATCAAGCCCCATTTCTGCATCGGTATCGACTACAACGCATCCATGGCCCGCGTTTACGAGCAGTTGGACATGGAATGGGCCAAGGACATCCCGCTCATCTACTCCTCCAAACTTGACCATGAAGTACTCGCCAAGTACCCCGGGCCGACCATTCCCATGTGGACTGTCGGTGGATTGGGAACTTTTGTACTCGGTAACCATGCAGACATTTTCGACGCCGGTAGTAACGTCAGTATCACACTGGCAAGATTCCTCGACTGGTGCGGGTTCAATCACATTCTCATGGTCGGTCAGGACTTCGCATGGAAGGGCCGCAACTCGCACTCCGCAGGTCACCAGAACTCAGGTGCCAACTACAACCCGAACATGCTGGTCGAACTGCAAAATGCGGATGGCGAAAAACTGACATCCACAGTGCAGTACATGACTTCAAAGAATGAAATGGAAGAGGATATCAAAAAACTACGTGCGCAGGTCTTCAACCTCTACGGCGGATGTGCCGTGATAGAAGGTGCGCAGAATGTCGGCATGCAGGAAGTCCATATGGAAGGTCTGCTCTCCGCTGTCCCCGGAAGCATGGATTATTTCAAGACCGCCATGAATATGACGTCCACTCCCCGACCTATGCCAACTTTCGAGCCGCGCAGCCCCAAGTGGACTTCATCCTTGAACCACGTAACCAAAAGGCTGGAAAAACTTTTCCGCAAACACGCCAAGAATCAGGATGAAATACATAAAACCCTGCATGAGGTATATTTCTTCATCAGGCAGGACCTGCTCTACATGCCTTACCTCTATAACGAAATTCTCGATATGGCAGGACTGGCACGGGCGCAATATGGCTACGCCCCAAAAGACCTGCCCCGCTACAAGCGGATAATCAAAAAAATTCTGGCTAAAGTACGCCACATGGACCGGGCAATATGCATCAGCCCCAACCGCAAGGCAGCCTGA
- a CDS encoding cysteine synthase, whose amino-acid sequence MFARNILELVGGTPLVEMRVLNPNKNVKILAKLEAMNPGGSIKDRAAGAMIRKAEHSGELTPDKIIIEATSGNTGIGLAMACAVRGYKLMLIMPETASEERKMIMRAYGAEILLTPGHLATDGAIELAYRFYREEPEKYLLMDQYNNEASIDAHYEGTGQEIWDQTEGKVTHVVACLGTTGTVMGITKRLKELNKDIQMIAVEPEPGHKIQGLKNMQESYPPGIYDKQKLDRIIRVQDNDAFEACRRLAKEEGVFVGMSSGAAMAGAAAIASELEEGLVVTIFPDGGERYLSTPLFRPQVLKGPKIFDHSSGEDRVLSISEAETGLFTMGPSFDNPYDPEVFRRIVLLDVLARHLDREGAKVSALVGLADLEDQTLAASRERGVNREVFSGEIATAIRKAAHLLGVRESMRFERASESVDRTVELCRALLAHGLAYEKLRSVYFDISRDKGYGQMSNMDIDKVSLGKTVDMDDYVKENPRDFTLLKRATLQDLKLGDIIETEWGNVRPSWFMQQAVTALEGLPGVSLVLAGEIHRFPHLENLRAIWAGAGVSPQAWMVAQPVLPGGPVLPCVDELIEQSGQPIAVRLWMLSSSYKKPLVCSDQSISMWVKNQQKLQDLAAGLSVHAGNSGEVSEDIDQEVFTLKSGLSQALNDNLMLHRFWPILFSFTKSINSLLGGGRLSAKEAKFCLDQLLEVDEILGILDHEAMPVPFVSLPEEAQDLLEQRELARVKKDFSTADALRDKLLELGFNVEDSSEGARVFRVR is encoded by the coding sequence ATGTTTGCTCGTAATATTCTTGAACTCGTTGGCGGAACCCCTCTTGTTGAAATGCGGGTTCTCAATCCCAATAAAAATGTCAAGATTCTGGCTAAGCTGGAAGCCATGAACCCCGGGGGGTCCATCAAGGACCGCGCTGCCGGGGCGATGATCCGCAAAGCTGAGCACAGCGGGGAGCTTACCCCGGATAAAATCATAATCGAGGCTACTTCCGGTAATACCGGGATCGGACTGGCTATGGCCTGTGCGGTACGCGGTTACAAGCTGATGTTGATCATGCCCGAGACTGCATCAGAAGAGCGTAAGATGATCATGCGTGCTTACGGTGCGGAGATTCTGCTCACTCCCGGCCACCTTGCCACGGACGGAGCCATTGAACTGGCCTACCGTTTCTACCGCGAGGAACCGGAAAAATATCTGCTGATGGATCAGTATAATAATGAAGCGTCCATTGATGCCCATTATGAAGGAACCGGACAGGAAATATGGGACCAGACAGAGGGTAAAGTCACTCACGTAGTCGCCTGTCTGGGCACTACCGGAACAGTTATGGGCATTACCAAGCGGCTTAAGGAACTGAATAAGGATATTCAGATGATAGCCGTGGAACCTGAACCGGGTCATAAAATTCAGGGCCTGAAAAATATGCAGGAATCCTATCCTCCCGGCATCTACGACAAACAGAAGCTGGACCGCATTATCCGGGTGCAGGATAATGATGCTTTTGAAGCCTGCCGCCGCCTAGCCAAAGAGGAAGGGGTATTTGTAGGCATGAGTTCCGGTGCTGCCATGGCCGGGGCCGCTGCCATTGCTTCCGAGCTTGAAGAAGGTCTGGTGGTTACAATTTTCCCTGATGGCGGTGAACGCTATCTTTCAACACCGCTTTTTCGTCCGCAGGTGCTCAAAGGACCTAAGATTTTCGACCACAGCAGCGGCGAGGACCGGGTACTTTCCATCTCCGAAGCGGAGACCGGACTTTTCACCATGGGACCGTCTTTTGACAATCCCTATGATCCTGAAGTGTTCCGGCGCATAGTGCTGCTGGATGTGCTGGCCCGTCATCTTGATCGTGAGGGCGCAAAGGTTTCCGCGCTGGTCGGCTTGGCTGATCTTGAAGACCAGACCCTTGCGGCATCCCGTGAGCGGGGCGTGAACCGTGAAGTCTTCTCCGGTGAGATCGCAACTGCCATACGCAAAGCAGCGCATCTGCTGGGTGTGCGTGAATCCATGCGTTTTGAGCGGGCTTCGGAATCCGTAGACCGCACGGTTGAGCTTTGTCGCGCTCTGCTTGCTCATGGACTGGCTTATGAAAAGCTGCGGTCCGTATATTTCGACATCTCACGAGACAAGGGCTACGGCCAGATGTCCAACATGGATATCGACAAGGTAAGTCTCGGCAAGACCGTGGATATGGATGATTACGTTAAAGAGAATCCGCGTGATTTCACCCTGCTCAAGCGTGCGACTTTGCAGGACCTCAAGCTCGGAGACATCATCGAAACCGAGTGGGGCAACGTGCGTCCCAGCTGGTTCATGCAGCAGGCGGTGACTGCCCTTGAAGGTCTGCCCGGTGTCAGCCTCGTATTGGCCGGTGAAATCCACCGTTTTCCGCATCTGGAAAACCTGCGCGCGATCTGGGCCGGGGCCGGGGTATCTCCTCAGGCATGGATGGTTGCCCAGCCGGTACTGCCCGGCGGTCCGGTTTTGCCCTGCGTTGATGAACTCATCGAGCAGTCCGGCCAGCCAATTGCCGTGCGTCTGTGGATGCTGTCATCTTCTTACAAGAAGCCGCTGGTTTGCAGCGATCAGTCCATTTCCATGTGGGTTAAGAACCAGCAGAAATTGCAGGATCTCGCCGCAGGCTTAAGCGTCCATGCCGGAAATTCCGGTGAAGTGTCCGAAGATATTGATCAGGAGGTCTTCACCCTCAAGTCCGGTCTTTCGCAGGCCCTGAACGACAACCTCATGCTGCACCGCTTCTGGCCGATCCTGTTCAGCTTCACCAAGAGCATCAATTCACTGCTCGGCGGCGGCAGACTCTCTGCCAAGGAAGCAAAGTTCTGCCTCGACCAGCTGCTCGAAGTTGATGAAATACTGGGCATTCTAGACCACGAAGCCATGCCCGTACCTTTCGTGTCCCTGCCAGAAGAAGCACAGGATCTCCTTGAGCAGCGCGAGCTTGCCCGCGTCAAAAAGGATTTCAGCACCGCCGACGCCCTGCGCGACAAGCTGCTTGAACTTGGCTTCAACGTAGAAGACAGTTCCGAAGGGGCGCGTGTTTTTCGGGTGCGGTAG